A genomic window from Salvelinus namaycush isolate Seneca chromosome 5, SaNama_1.0, whole genome shotgun sequence includes:
- the LOC120047189 gene encoding C-C chemokine receptor type 5-like, whose protein sequence is MNITGFPVHTTARGNTTTIPCSSVSVENGNSSSYAYGTHFADAFEVTTYDYSDYDDGVCKYKPHGASFLPVLYSLFFILGFLGNVLVLWVILMGVKLCSMTDVCLLNLALADLLLVCTLPFLAHHATDQWVFGDVMCKVVLGAYHISFYSGIFFVTLMSVDRYLAIVHAVYAMRARTRKYGAIAAVVTWLAGFLASFPEALFLKVEKHNEKENCRPVYDGHTWGIFGLFKMNTLGLLIPLVIMGFCYTQIVRRLLSCTSSKKQAIRLILIVVVVFFCCWTPYNMTSFFKALELSEVYSSCESSKAIRLTLQITEAMAYSHSCLNPILYVFVGQKFRRPLIRLINKAPCRMCQFMKNYLPWDFRASRTGSVYSQATSVDERSIDV, encoded by the exons ATGAATATCACTGGATTTCCTGTTCACACCACGGCAAG GGGGAACACCACGACCATTCCCTGCAGCTCTGTGAGTGTTGAGAATGGGAATTCATCCAGTTATGCATATGG CACACATTTTGCAGACGCATTTGAAGTAACCACATACGACTATAGTGACTATGACGATGGTGTTTGCAAGTACAAGCCACACGGAGCCAGCTTCCTGCCAGTGCTGTACTCCCTCTTCTTCATCCTGGGGTTTCTGGGGAACGTTCTGGTCTTGTGGGTCATCCTGATGGGGGTGAAACTATGCAGCATGACTGATGTGTGTCTCCTGAACCTGGCCTTGGCTGACCTGCTCCTGGTCTGCACCTTGCCTTTCCTGGCCCACCACGCTACAGATCAGTGGGTGTTTGGTGACGTCATGTGCAAAGTGGTACTCGGCGCCTACCACATTAGCTTCTACAGTGGCATCTTCTTCGTCACCCTGATGAGTGTGGACAGGTACCTGGCCATAGTCCATGCTGTGTACGCCATGAGAGCCAGAACACGGAAGTACGGGGCCATCGCTGCTGTCGTGACCTGGCTGGCTGGATTCCTGGCCTCGTTTCCTGAGGCACTGTTTCTTAAAGTGGAGAAACACAACGAGAAAGAAAATTGTCGCCCTGTCTATGATGGACACACTTGGGGAATTTTTGGCCTTTTCAAAATGAACACACTTGGTCTGCTAATCCCCCTCGTCATCATGGGGTTTTGCTACACACAGATAGTGAGAAGGCTGCTCAGTTGTACATCCTCCAAAAAGCAGGCCATCAGACTCATTCTCATTGTGGTTGTGGTGTTTTTCTGCTGCTGGACTCCGTACAACATGACGTCATTTTTCAAGGCCTTGGAGTTAAGTGAGGTCTACTCAAGCTGTGAGAGTAGCAAAGCCATCAGACTCACTCTACAGATCACAGAGGCCATGGCCTACTCCCATAGCTGCCTGAATCCCATCCTCTATGTGTTTGTGGGGCAGAAGTTTAGAAGGCCTCTCATAAGACTGATTAACAAGGCTCCCTGCAGGATGTGTCAGTTCATGAAAAACTACCTGCCCTGGGACTTCAGAGCCTCGAGGACAGGATCTGTCTACTCACAGGCCACTAGCGTGGACGAGAGGTCTATTGACGTGTGA